The genomic region CGGCGTAAACGATGGTTGGCGGGTCGACGGGCCCGGTGGCTGTTTTCAGCGGCCGCCTCAGGCGCGGACGACGGGCAGCTCGCGCCAACTGGTGGTGAAGCGCCGGGAACGGTGACTCTGGCGCATGCTCCAGACCTTGCGGGTTCCGGTGGCGGCGTAGTGAACGGTGTCGGAGCCCAATTCGTCGTTGATGCGGTCGAGGGTTTTCATCAAGCGCTCGCCACGGCGTCGCGGGTTCTTCGTCGGCGCCGTCGGGCGGCCGAGCTTGTCGAAGAAGCTGCGCTGGACGGCCCCGGCGGGGACGATCCCGGAGAGCAGCACCCCGGCCTTGCGGTAGGGATAGCCGGGCTTGTAGATGCGTTCGAGTCCCTCGAGGGCGGCGGCGATCAGTTCCGGAGTCAGGGCGCTGGCCACGGGCAGCTCACGGGTGGCCGAGTTGTAGTACTTGGGACCCCCGGCGAAGTGGCCGGTCATGATGAAGGCGGTCAGCACACCGGCGGCGGAGTCCTGCTCGCGCAGCTTCTCGGCGGCCCGGCTGGCGAACTCGGCCAGGGCCTCGGCCAGCTCGTCTTTGGTCTCCAGGGGGGTGCCGAAGGAGCGCGAGGTGCAGATGCCCTTCTTGGGCGCCGGCTGGCTGTCGAGTTCCAGGCAGGCGATGCCGCGCAGCTCGTAGACCAGCCGCTGGCCGACGACGCCGAGCTTACGGGTGATCCAGCGTTCGTCGGCGTCGCGCAGGCGGCGGGCGCTGTAAATGCCGGAGCGTTTGAGCCGTTTGGCCAGTCGGTCGGCGATGCCCCAGATCTTGTTCACGGGCAGCTCCTCGAGGACATCCTCGAGCTCGTCGTCCCGCTTCAACTCCTTGACGCCGCCCCAGCGCGGCTGCTTCTTGGCCAGGCGGCCGGCGATCTTGGCCAGCACCTTGGTCGGGCCGACGCCGATGGCCACGGGGATGCCGGTCCAGCGTAAAACGCGCTCCTGCAGCCGGCGGCAGTGACCGACGGGATCGGCGAGACCGTCGAGGCCGAGGAAGGCCTCGTCGATGGAGTAGATCTCGAAGTCCGGTGCGGCCTCGGCCAGCACGCACATCACCCGGCGGCTCATGTCGCCGTAGAGGGGGAAGTTGGCGGAGAAGACGACGGCGCCGTTGCGTTCCAAACGCTCGCGCCACTGGAAAAAGGGCGCGCCCATCGGCACGCCGAGTTCCTTGACCTCGTTGGAGCGAGCGATGACACAGCCGTCGTTGTTGGAGAGGACGACGACGGGGCGCCGTTCCAGTTGCGGCTGAAACACCCGTTCGCACGACGCATAAAAATTATTGCAGTCGACCAGGGCGATGCGGTGGGCGAAGGCGTTGTCCATCAGGGACCGGTTCACGACGCCCCCCGCGTCAGAGGGAGTGGATGACGCTGGTCACCACGCCCCAGACCTCGAACTCGCCGTCCTCGCCGGCGGTTATCGGTGGATAGCCGTCGTTCTCGGCCAGCAGCAACCAGTCATCGCCCCGACGACGCAGGCGCTTGACGACGAGTTCGCCGTCGACCACGGCGATGACGACCTTGCCGTCGGCGGGCTCCAGGGAACGGTCGACGACGAGGATGTCGCCGTCGTTGATCCCGGCGCCGGTCATCGAATCACCGGCCACCCGGACGAAGAAGGTCGCCGCCGGATGGCGGATCAGGTGTTCGTTGAGGTCCAGGCGGCGGGCGATGTAGTCGTCGGCGGGCGAGGGAAAGCCGGCGGGCACCCGGCTCTCGGCCAGGGGCAGCTCGACGGCGCCGCCGTTCGTAGGCAGCAGCAGCTCGTTGCGGGGCTGGGGTTTTTTGTTACTCATTGATCGGCCGACTCGCATGAATGGGATGCCCACCCCGCCGGCGGTGGTTATGCAGTCCGCAGCGCTGCGGCCGCGGGGCGGGGTTGAGCGTTAACGCGGTCCATGATAAGCCGGCGCCGTGACGGGAAGAGCGGAGCGGGCTCAGCTGGCGTAGCTGGTGGCGCGGTGCTCGCGGATGACGGTGACCCGGATCTTGCCCGGGTACTCCATCTCCTTCTCGATGCGGCGGGCGACGGCGTGGGACATCTCGTCGGCGCCGACGTCGTCCATCTCGCCGGGGTCGACGATGATGCGGATCTCGCGCCCGGCCTGGATGGCGAAGGAGCGTTCGACGCCGGAGAAGGAGTTGGCGATCTCCTCGAGGGAGGTCAGGCGCTTGATATACAGGTCGAGGGTTTCGCGGCGGGCGCCGGGACGGGCGGCGGAGAGGGCGTCGGCGGCCATCACCAGCACGGCCTCGGGCGTGGTGGGCTCAACCCGGCCGTGGTGGCACTCCAGGGCGTTGACCACCCGGGGCTTTTCCCCGTAGCGGCGGGCCAGGTCGGCACCGATCT from Candidatus Coatesbacteria bacterium harbors:
- a CDS encoding DUF4113 domain-containing protein, producing MDNAFAHRIALVDCNNFYASCERVFQPQLERRPVVVLSNNDGCVIARSNEVKELGVPMGAPFFQWRERLERNGAVVFSANFPLYGDMSRRVMCVLAEAAPDFEIYSIDEAFLGLDGLADPVGHCRRLQERVLRWTGIPVAIGVGPTKVLAKIAGRLAKKQPRWGGVKELKRDDELEDVLEELPVNKIWGIADRLAKRLKRSGIYSARRLRDADERWITRKLGVVGQRLVYELRGIACLELDSQPAPKKGICTSRSFGTPLETKDELAEALAEFASRAAEKLREQDSAAGVLTAFIMTGHFAGGPKYYNSATRELPVASALTPELIAAALEGLERIYKPGYPYRKAGVLLSGIVPAGAVQRSFFDKLGRPTAPTKNPRRRGERLMKTLDRINDELGSDTVHYAATGTRKVWSMRQSHRSRRFTTSWRELPVVRA
- the umuD gene encoding translesion error-prone DNA polymerase V autoproteolytic subunit, with translation MRVGRSMSNKKPQPRNELLLPTNGGAVELPLAESRVPAGFPSPADDYIARRLDLNEHLIRHPAATFFVRVAGDSMTGAGINDGDILVVDRSLEPADGKVVIAVVDGELVVKRLRRRGDDWLLLAENDGYPPITAGEDGEFEVWGVVTSVIHSL